In the genome of Paenibacillus pabuli, one region contains:
- the moaA gene encoding GTP 3',8-cyclase MoaA, protein MEMLQDSFGRIHDYIRISVTDRCNLRCVYCMPEEGMEFAPHDQIMSYEEIAQVLKVLAPMGMRKVRLTGGEPLVRKDLHQLVSMISAIDGIEDIALTTNALLLDKQAQALKDAGLNRINISLDSLQASRFSMITRGGDVNKVLKGIEAATAVGLAPIKLNVVLMKGINDDEIKDFIAMTIDQPLHVRFIEYMPIGQASDSWRKSYLPLEAVTDVCAEAGWTVENTAGPAGNGPSRNMKIAGSQGTFGLIHPVSDHFCDNCNRLRLTADGHIKACLYWSDEYNVRRFVDAPDAMAALFLKALGTKPKNHEMALALEKKMQSHTPTVRRMSQIGG, encoded by the coding sequence ATGGAAATGCTCCAGGATTCTTTTGGCAGGATACATGACTACATCCGTATTTCTGTTACGGACCGCTGTAATTTGCGTTGTGTGTACTGTATGCCTGAAGAAGGCATGGAATTTGCCCCGCATGACCAAATTATGAGCTACGAGGAAATCGCCCAGGTACTCAAAGTGCTGGCTCCAATGGGGATGCGTAAAGTCCGTCTAACCGGAGGCGAGCCTCTGGTACGGAAAGATCTGCATCAACTCGTAAGTATGATCTCGGCCATTGACGGGATTGAAGATATTGCGTTGACTACCAATGCCTTATTGCTTGATAAACAGGCTCAGGCCCTGAAAGACGCTGGACTGAACCGGATCAACATCAGTCTGGATTCCCTGCAGGCGAGCCGTTTCTCCATGATTACTCGCGGCGGGGATGTAAATAAGGTGCTGAAGGGCATTGAAGCGGCCACGGCAGTTGGACTTGCTCCAATCAAGCTCAATGTCGTCTTAATGAAGGGCATCAATGATGATGAGATCAAGGATTTCATTGCCATGACCATAGATCAGCCGCTGCATGTGCGCTTCATTGAATATATGCCGATTGGGCAGGCATCCGATTCATGGCGCAAATCGTATTTGCCGCTGGAAGCCGTCACGGATGTATGCGCAGAGGCTGGCTGGACGGTGGAAAATACGGCAGGTCCGGCAGGAAATGGACCATCACGAAACATGAAGATTGCCGGTTCACAAGGGACATTCGGATTGATTCATCCGGTCAGTGATCACTTCTGTGACAACTGCAACCGTCTGCGCCTGACAGCAGATGGGCATATCAAGGCATGTCTGTACTGGTCGGATGAATACAACGTTCGCCGCTTCGTGGATGCTCCCGATGCCATGGCAGCTCTCTTCCTCAAGGCTCTTGGCACCAAGCCCAAGAATCATGAAATGGCGCTGGCCCTGGAGAAGAAAATGCAAAGCCATACACCGACGGTACGACGCATGTCCCAGATTGGTGGATAG